In the Engystomops pustulosus chromosome 2, aEngPut4.maternal, whole genome shotgun sequence genome, one interval contains:
- the ATP5PB gene encoding ATP synthase F(0) complex subunit B1, mitochondrial, with translation MLSRASLVTVSSLKKSAPVTAGVLNTCRSFHTGQPALAPVPPLPEKPGKVRHGLIPEEFFQFLYPKTGVTGPYMFGTGLLVYLLSKEIYVINHESVAMCSMGIVSIYAIKKFGHKIGEFADKLNEEKVSKAAAVKEGAIKDLESAIEIEKKEQWRVDGRQYLFDAKRNNVTMLLEINYRERMLTVYNEVKKRLDYQVALQNLLRRKEQDHMITWIEKNVVQSITPQQQKESIAKCISDLKLLSKTAQATA, from the exons ATGCTGTCCAGAGCCTCCCTGGTCACAG TTTCCAGCCTGAAAAAGTCGGCTCCTGTCACGGCCGG TGTCTTGAACACATGCCGATCTTTCCACACTGGACAACCTGCCCTGGCCCCTGTACCTCCCCTTCCAGAGAAGCCAGGGAAAGTTCGCCATGGGCTTATTCCTGAAGAGTTCTTCCAGTTTCTGTACCCCAAAACCGGAGTCACAG gcCCTTATATGTTTGGGACTGGTCTTCTTGTCTACCTCCTGTCTAAAGAAATCTATGTCATAAACCATGAATCTGTTGCTATGTGTTCTATGGGAATCGTCAGCATTTATGCCATCAAGAAGTTTGGCCATAAAATTGGCGAATTTGCTGATAAGCTTAATGAA GAAAAAGTTAGTAAAGCTGCAGCAGTGAAAGAAGGTGCCATCAAGGACCTTGAAAGCGCAATTGAAATCGAAAAGAAAGAGCAGTGGAGAGTTGATGGACGGCAATATCTTTTTGATGCTAAGAGG AACAATGTGACAATGCTCCTGGAGATCAACTACAGGGAAAGAATGCTTACAGTCTACAATGAGGTGAAGAAGCGTCTGGACTACCAAGTAGCTCTGCAGAATCTCCTGCGCCGCAAGGAACAAGACCACATGATCACCTGGATAGAGAAAAATGTAGTGCAGAGCATTACTCCACAGCAG CAAAAAGAGAGCATCGCAAAGTGTATTTCTGACCTGAAACTTCTATCCAAGACTGCACAAGCAACTGCTTAA
- the WDR77 gene encoding methylosome protein WDR77 — protein sequence MSKASPWGSPMRAPACMESQLGVVRYRRDGTMLLSASSLNSRTWGGSIWVFKDPTGAPNESLCTAGVQTETSIADAAWVLERGILVAADSGAVELWELLDNESLLVNKFTKYEHDDIVTSVSVFPAGTLAVSGSKDFSVQIWDLSQKTPLKAYKAHSGQVNCVSTCPGKEDVFLSCGEDKRVLLWDTRNPKPAKSINVCASNVSPTYVIWHPNKDDTFACGDETGTVYIVNLKNPESAQAVEAHSRSITGLAYSDHSSPLLASISEDCSVVVLNSDSSEVFKDQTHQDFITGVAWSPTDLSSFTTVGWDHKVLHHSVPKDDQPDPPTETKD from the exons ATGAGCAAAGCGAGTCCGTGGGGGAGCCCCATGAGGGCCCCGGCCTGTATGGAGAGCCAGCTGGGCGTGGTGCGGTACCGCAGAG ATGGCACCATGCTTCTCTCTGCTTCCAGTCTAAATTCTCGGACTTGGGGAGGTTCCATTTGGGTTTTCAAAGATCCTACAGGAGCACCCAATGAAAGTCTGTGTACAGCAGGAGTACAGACAGAAACCAGCATAGCGGATGCGGCCTGGGTCCTGGAGAGAGGAATCCTTGTTGCTGCTGATTctg GTGCCGTGGAGCTGTGGGAGCTGTTGGATAATGAGTCTCTTCTTGTGAATAAATTCACCAAATACGAACACGACGACATTGTTACGTCAGTCAGCGTATTCCCTGCAGGGACGCTTGCTGTCAGTGGGAGCAAGGATTTCAG TGTGCAGATTTGGGATCTCTCACAGAAGACTCCACTAAAGGCCTATAAAG CACATTCCGGCCAAGTAAATTGTGTGTCCACGTGCCCTGGCAAAGAAGATGTTTTTCTCTCTTGTGGTGAG GATAAAAGGGTGTTATTGTGGGACACAAGGAATCCTAAACCTGCCAAGAGCATTA ATGTCTGTGCCTCAAATGTTTCCCCTACTTATGTGATCTGGCATCCAAACAAAGATGACACTTTTGCTTGTG GCGATGAAACGGGAACAGTTTACATTGTAAATCTAAAAAATCCAGAATCTGCCCAGGCAGTGGAAGCACATTCCAGGTCTATAACAGGGCTGGCATACTCGGACCATAG TTCTCCATTATTGGCCTCCATCAGTGAAGACTGTTCAGTTGTTGTCCTGAACTCTGACTCTTCAGAAGT TTTCAAGGATCAAACCCACCAAGATTTTATTACTGGTGTAGCATGGTCTCCTACTGATCTCTCAAGCTTTACTACAGTCGGATGGGACCATAAAGTTTTACATCACAGCGTACCTAAGGATGACCAACCTGATCCACCAACTGAGACAAAAGACTAA